gtgtgtgtgtgtgtgtgagactcacAGGGTATAACAGTGCTGACCCGGTTCTTCTTGATGTTGCAGTCTCTCTGGCCGATGCTGCAAGTGTTGGGTTCAGCTTGATATGCACACAAAGCTTCCCACTCCTTCTCCAAACGGTTCTTATTCTTCAGGTGATCCTCCATATACGACTACACGGAGAGAgcgggagacacacacacacacacacacacacacacacacatacacacagagatatGGGGGCAGAGAAAGCAAAAATTGCTCTACTGCACGTGGCAACAcaattgcagtgtgtgtgtgtgtgggtgtgtgtgcatgtgtgagaggTGTGAAGGTGTACCAGTATCATGTGTCCAGTGGAGATGTCCATGTTGGAGTGGGCGGGTTCTTCACTCCAGGAGGAGGTGCTTGTACGAGTGGAGGGGCTTGGGATTGGCCCATCACTCAGCTGTGATGACACGCTGTTTATGCGAGACGAGTGACGAGGCTCCGCCCTCTCCACCGGAGGCTTCACCGCCATTCGCTGCCTACACAACTcctaaagacacagaacaggagtgaagagtgtgtagtgtagaaGTACAAGATATAATTTATGAACCGTGTTGTGCCACACAATGCTCCTAGTGGCCATGAATGTCTGGCTTTTATATGATGcatttgaacacacacagacaggtgAGTGCTCGGGGTGAATACTCTTTCCCATCACTTGCTTCTGTTTATTATCTGAGGTAACAgagcttatatatatatgcatgcacacacacacacacacacacacacacactcataatacATTCAGCTCCCAGCACCTGGTATGTGGCAGTGGCCTCAGTTGCTGGATCATTAGCAAGGTTAGTGAGTTTCTCTTTGAGTTTGTGATGTGAGCGATGGCGGAGGCAGTAGATGACGCTGGACACCACCAAGACGCAGATGATGCAGACGATTGAGATCACTGTAAGAATCAGGAACTTCAGAGACTCAGAGCGGCTATATTTAGTAGGAATCTGACTCAGCTTAGACCTCTACAGggaagagagtgaaagagagagagagagagagagagagagagagagagagagagagagagagagagaggaagagagagacagagacacagagagagacagagacagagacagtgagagagagggagggagggagggagagagagtttaTCACCAAAGCTTAAAAAGATTATCACCAAATGTTCTTAAAGCATGTTACTGTGAGTAACGTCACGGCTGAGACTCTAATATGGGGCTGGGGGTAAAATTAGGACGATTGTAAGGTCCTGTGGGGCCCTATAAACAGTTTGTGTTGAGGCTCAGAGAAGCGCTGAAAATGAGCCATGAGAAGCACACATTCCCCCTCCCCAGCTTCACTGAAagcacagcatacacacactcccacccctctgaaaacacactgcacacacacactccaactcTGCTCATATTTGAAGTTCCACAgttacagactgacaggacccccacagagcaggtgtgatgtggtggtggatcattctcagcgctgcagtgacactgacgtggtggtggtgtgttagtgtgtgttgtgctggtgtagagtggatcagacacagcagtgctgctggagtttttaaaccctgtgtccactctctgtccactctgtgagacactcctctcttgttggtccaccttgtagatgtagagtcagagacagtaggtcatctgtcgctgcacagtgtgtgtcgctcgtcctctagtccttcatcagtgacacaggacgctgttggctggatgttttcggtcggtggactgttctcagtccagacactgaggggtttaaagtctccagcagcactgctgtgtctgatccactctacaccagcacaacacacactaacacaccaccacaacgtcagtgtcactgcagcgctgagaatgatccaccaccacatcacacctgctctgtggtgggggtcctgagcgctgaaggaCACTAAAATTGCAGGACTACAGAGGAAAGAGGAGAGTCATCACTTACATCAGTAACTCCTGCCTCTACTATCGTGAGTCTGGCTTCTTTCTCCAGGGCATCCTTCTGATGAactgattacacacacacacacacagatatgtaTAGGCACACAGTGCGATAACAATGTGCACTTTTTTTCACAGgaactgtgtgtttatatttgtgtgtgtgtgtgtaatattcatTTACCTGCCACATTGGCGACATCAGTTGTGGTGACATTCTGAGAATTTGGGTGCACTTGAAATGTTACAGCTGGTCCAacaacactgcacacacacacacacacacacacacacacacacacacacacacacagacacacacaagaaaTTTCTCATGGATCATTTCAATATTCAGTTGTATTGATTTCTAATTTGTAATAAGTGCCTGAAATGTCCTTAttcataaacaaaaaacatacaaacaaactctctctctctctctctctctctctctctctaacacacacacacacacacacactcacgagaGCTCAAGAAAGTCAGTCATCTGGATCTTTGCTCTGCGAGCCACCAGCTCCATGAGGTGAAGACCCTGATCTGTGGGAAGAgaactaagagagagagagagagagagagagagagaagaaaggagaTCAGTAATCATTGAGCTGtctatattttgtttatttctgaatGAGTTTGGATCTTAGGGGGAGGAGAGACTCAANNNNNNNNNNNNNNNNNNNNNNNNNNNNNNNNNNNNNNNNNNNNNNNNNNNNNNNNNNNNNNNNNNNNNNNNNNNNNNNNNNNNNNNNNNNNNNNNNNNNNNNNNNNNNNNNNNNNNNNNNNNNNNNNNNNNNNNNNNNNNNNNNNNNNNNNNNNNNNNNNNNNNNNNNNNNNNNNNNNNNNNNNNNNNNNNNNNNNNNNNNNNNNNNNNNNNNNNNNNNNNNNNNNNNNNNNNNNNNNNNNNNNNNNNNNNNNNNNNNNNNNNNNNNNNNNNNNNNNNNNNNNNNNNNNNNNNNNNNNNNNNNNNNNNNNNNNNNNNNNNNNNNNNNNNNNNNNNNNNNNNNNNNNNNNNNNNNNNNNNNNNNNNNNNNNNNNNNNNNNNNNNNNNNNNNNNNNNNNNNNNNNNNNNNNNNNNNNNNNNNNNNNNNNNNNNNNNNNNNNNNNNNNNNNNNNNNNNNNNNNNNNNNNNNNNNNNNNNNNNNNNNNNNNNNNNNNNNNNNNNNNNNNNNNNNNNNNNNNNNNNNNNNNNNNNNNNNNNNNNNNNNNNNNNNNNNNNNNNNNNNNNNNNNNNNNNNNNNNNNNNNNNNNNNNNNNNNNNNNNNNNNNNNNNNNNNNNNNNNNNNNNNNNNNNNNNNNNNNNNNNNNNNNNNNNNNNNNNNNNNNNNNNNNNNNNNNNNNNNNNNNNNNNNNNNNNNNNNNNNNNNNNNNNNNNNNNNNNNNNNNNNNNNNNNNNNNNNNNNNNNNNNNNNNNNNNNNNNNNNNNNNNNNNNNNNNNNNNNNNNNNNNNNNNNNNNNNNNNNNNNNNNNNNNNNNNNNNNNNNNNNNNNNNNNNNNNNNNNNNNNNNNNNNNNNNNNNNNNNNNNNNNNNNNNNNNNNNNNNNNNNNNNNNNNNNNNNNNNNNNNNNNNNNNNNNNNNNNNNNNNNNNNNNNNNNNNNNNNNNNNNNNNNNNNNNNNNNNNNNNNNNNNNNNNNNNNNNNNNNNNNNNNNNNNNNNNNNNNNNNNNNNNNNNNNNNNNNNNNNNNNNNNNNNNNNNNNNNNNNNNNNNNNNNNNNNNNNNNNNNNNNNNNNNNNNNNNNNNNNNNNNNNNNNNNNNNNNNNNNNNNNNNNNNNNNNNNNNNNNNNNNNNNNNNNNNNNNNNNNNNNNNNNNNNNNNNNNNNNNNNNNNNNNNNNNNNNNNNNNNNNNNNNNNNNNNNNNNNNNNNNNNNNNNNNNNNNNNNNNNNNNNNNNNNNNNNNNNNNNNNNNNNNNNNNNNNNNNNNNNNNNNNNNNNNNNNNNNNNNNNNNNNNNNNNNNNNNNNNNNNNNNNNNNNNNNNNNNNNNNNNNNNNNNNNNNNNNNNNNNNNNNNNNNNNNNNNNNNNNNNNNNNNNNNNNNNNNNNNNNNNNNNNNNNNNNNNNNNNNNNNNNNNNNNNNNNNNNNNNNNNNNNNNNNNNNNNNNNNNNNNNNNNNNNNNNNNNNNNNNNNNNNNNNNNNNNNNNNNNNNNNNNNNNNNNNNNNNNNNNNNNNNNNNNNNNNNNNNNNNNNNNNNNNNNNNNNNNNNNNNNNNNNNNNNNNNNNNNNNNNNNNNNNNNNNNNNNNNNNNNNNNNNNNNNNNNNNNNNNNNNNNNNNNNNNNNNNNNNNNNNNNNNNNNNNNNNNNNNNNNNNNNNNNNNNNNNNNNNNNNNNNNNNNNNNNNNNNNNNNNNNNNNNNNNNNNNNNNNNNNNNNNNNNNNNNNNNNNNNNNNNNNNNNNNNNNNNNNNNNNNNNNNNNNNNNNNNNNNNNNNNNNNNNNNNNNNNNNNNNNNNNNNNNNNNNNNNNNNNNNNNNNNNNNNNNNNNNNNNNNNNNNNNNNNNNNNNNNNNNNNNNNNNNNNNNNNNNNNNNNNNNNNNNNNNNNNNNNNNNNNNNNNNNNNNNNNNNNNNNNNNNNNNNNNNNNNNNNNNNNNNNNNNNNNNNNNNNNNNNNNNNNNNNNNNNNNNNNNNNNNNNNNNNNNNNNNNNNNNNNNNNNNNNNNNNNNNNNNNNNNNNNNNNNNNNNNNNNNNNNNNNNNNNNNNNNNNNNNNNNNNNNNNNNNNNNNNNNNNNNNNNNNNNNNNNNNNNNNNNNNNNNNNNNNNNNNNNNNNNNNNNNNNNNNNNNNNNNNNNNNNNNNNNNNNNNNNNNNNNNNNNNNNNNNNNNNNNNNNNNNNNNNNNNNNNNNNNNNNNNNNNNNNNNNNNNNNNNNNNNNNNNNNNNNNNNNNNNNNNNNNNNNNNNNNNNNNNNNNNNNNNNNNNNNNNNNNNNNNNNNNNNNNNNNNNNNNNNNNNNNNNNNNNNNNNNNNNNNNNNNNNNNNNNNNNNNNNNNNNNNNNNNNNNNNNNNNNNNNNNNNNNNNNNNNNNNNNNNNNNNNNNNNNNNNNNNNNNNNNNNNNNNNNNNNNNNNNNNNNNNNNNNNNNNNNNNNNNNNNNNNNNNNNNNNNNNNNNNNNNNNNNNNNNNNNNNNNNNNNNNNNNNNNNNNNNNNNNNNNNNNNNNNNNNNNNNNNNNNNNNNNNNNNNNNNNNNNNNNNNNNNNNNNNNNNNNNNNNNNNNNNNNNNNNNNNNNNNNNNNNNNNNNNNNNNNNNNNNNNNNNNNNNNNNNNNNNNNNNNNNNNNNNNNNNNNNNNNNNNNNNNNNNNNNNNNNNNNNNNNNNNNNNNNNNNNNNNNNNNNNNNNNNNNNNNNNNNNNNNNNNNNNNNNNNNNNNNNNNNNNNNNNNNNNNNNNNNNNNNNNNNNNNNNNNNNNNNNNNNNNNNNNNNNNNNNNNNNNNNNNNNNNNNNNNNNNNNNNNNNNNNNNNNNNNNNNNNNNNNNNNNNNNNNNNNNNNNNNNNNNNNNNNNNNNNNNNNNNNNNNNNNNNNNNNNNNNNNNNNNNNNNNNNNNNNNNNNNNNNNNNNNNNNNNNNNNNNNNNNNNNNNNNNNNNNNNNNNNNNNNNNNNNNNNNNNNNNNNNNNNNNNNNNNNNNNNNNNNNNNNNNNNNNNNNNNNNNNNNNNNNNNNNNNNNNNNNNNNNNNNNNNNNNNNNNNNNNNNNNNNNNNNNNNNNNNNNNNNNNNNNNNNNNNNNNNNNNNNNNNNNNNNNNNNNNNNNNNNNNNNNNNNNNNNNNNNNNNNNNNNNNNNNNNNNNNNNNNNNNNNNNNNNNNNNNNNNNNNNNNNNNNNNNNNNNNNNNNNNNNNNNNNNNNNNNNNNNNNNNNNNNNNNNNNNNNNNNNNNNNNNNNNNNNNNNNNNNNNNNNNNNNNNNNNNNNNNNNNNNNNNNNNNNNNNNNNNNNNNNNNNNNNNNNNNNNNNNNNNNNNNNNNNNNNNNNNNNNNNNNNNNNNNNNNNNNNNNNNNNNNNNNNNNNNNNNNNNNNNNNNNNNNNNNNNNNNNNNNNNNNNNNNNNNNNNNNNNNNNNNNNNNNNNNNNNNNNNNNNNNNNNNNNNNNNNNNNNNNNNNNNNNNNNNNNNNNNNNNNNNNNNNNNNNNNNNNNNNNNNNNNNNNNNNNNNNNNNNNNNNNNNNNNNNNNNNNNNNNNNNNNNNNNNNNNNNNNNNNNNNNNNNNNNNNNNNNNNNNNNNNNNNNNNNNNNNNNNNNNNNNNNNNNNNNNNNNNNNNNNNNNNNNNNNNNNNNNNNNNNNNNNNNNNNNNNNNNNNNNNNNNNNNNNNNNNNNNNNNNNNNNNNNNNNNNNNNNNNNNNNNNNNNNNNNNNNNNNNNNNNNNNNNNNNNNNNNNNNNNNNNNNNNNNNNNNNNNNNNNNNNNNNNNNNNNNNNNNNNNNNNNNNNNNNNNNNNNNNNNNNNNNNNNNNNNNNNNNNNNNNNNNNNNNNNNNNNNNNNNNNNNNNNNNNNNNNNNNNNNNNNNNNNNNNNNNNNNNNNNNNNNNNNNNNNNNNNNNNNNNNNNNNNNNNNNNNNNNNNNNNNNNNNNNNNNNNNNNNNNNNNNNNNNNNNNNNNNNNNNNNNNNNNNNNNNNNNNNNNNNNNNNNNNNNNNNNNNNNNNNNNNNNNNNNNNNNNNNNNNNNNNNNNNNNNNNNNNNNNNNNNNNNNNNNNNNNNNNNNNNNNNNNNNNNNNNNNNNNNNNNNNNNNNNNNNNNNNNNNNNNNNNNNNNNNNNNNNNNNNNNNNNNNNNNNNNNNNNNNNNNNNNNNNNNNNNNNNNNNNNNNNNNNNNNNNNNNNNNNNNNNNNNNNNNNNNNNNNNNNNNNNNNNNNNNNNNNNNNNNNNNNNNNNNNNNNNNNNNNNNNNNNNNNNNNNNNNNNNNNNNNNNNNNNNNNNNNNNNNNNNNNNNNNNNNNNNNNNNNNNNNNNNNNNNNNNNNNNNNNNNNNNNNNNNNNNNNNNNNNNNNNNNNNNNNNNNNNNNNNNNNNNNNNNNNNNNNNNNNNNNNNNNNNNNNNNNNNNNNNNNNNNNNNNNNNNNNNNNNNNNNNNNNNNNNNNNNNNNNNNNNNNNNNNNNNNNNNNNNNNNNNNNNNNNNNNNNNNNNNNNNNNNNNNNNNNNNNNNNNNNNNNNNNNNNNNNNNNNNNNNNNNNNNNNNNNNNNNNNNNNNNNNNNNNNNNNNNNNNNNNNNNNNNNNNNNNNNNNNNNNNNNNNNNNNNNNNNNNNNNNNNNNNNNNNNNNNNNNNNNNNNNNNNNNNNNNNNNNNNNNNNNNNNNNNNNNNNNNNNNNNNNNNNNNNNNNNNNNNNNNNNNNNNNNNNNNNNNNNNNNNNNNNNNNNNNNNNNNNNNNNNNNNNNNNNNNNNNNNNNNNNNNNNNNNNNNNNNNNNNNNNNNNNNNNNNNNNNNNNNNNNNNNNNNNNNNNNNNNNNNNNNNNNNNNNNNNNNNNNNNNNNNNNNNNNNNNNNNNNNNNNNNNNNNNNNNNNNNNNNNNNNNNNNNNNNNNNNNNNNNNNNNNNNNNNNNNNNNNNNNNNNNNNNNNNNNNNNNNNNNNNNNNNNNNNNNNNNNNNNNNNNNNNNNNNNNNNNNNNNNNNNNNNNNNNNNNNNNNNNNNNNNNNNNNNNNNNNNNNNNNNNNNNNNNNNNNNNNNNNNNNNNNNNNNNNNNNNNNNNNNNNNNNNNNNNNNNNNNNNNNNNNNNNNNNNNNNNNNNNNNNNNNNNNNNNNNNNNNNNNNNNNNNNNNNNNNNNNNNNNNNNNNNNNNNNNNNNNNNNNNNNNNNNNNNNNNNNNNNNNNNNNNNNNNNNNNNNNNNNNNNNNNNNNNNNNNNNNNNNNNNNNNNNNNNNNNNNNNNNNNNNNNNNNNNNNNNNNNNNNNNNNNNNNNNNNNNNNNNNNNNNNNNNNNNNNNNNNNNNNNNNNNNNNNNNNNNNNNNNNNNNNNNNNNNNNNNNNNNNNNNNNNNNNNNNNNNNNNNNNNNNNNNNNNNNNNNNNNNNNNNNNNNNNNNNNNNNNNNNNNNNNNNNNNNNNNNNNNNNNNNNNNNNNNNNNNNNNNNNNNNNNNNNNNNNNNNNNNNNNNNNNNNNNNNNNNNNNNNNNNNNNNNNNNNNNNNNNNNNNNNNNNNNNNNNNNNNNNNNNNNNNNNNNNNNNNNNNNNNNNNNNNNNNNNNNNNNNNNNNNNNNNNNNNNNNNNNNNNNNNNNNNNNNNNNNNNNNNNNNNNNNNNNNNNNNNNNNNNNNNNNNNNNNNNNNNNNNNNNNNNNNNNNNNNNNNNNNNNNNNNNNNNNNNNNNNNNNNNNNNNNNNNNNNNNNNNNNNNNNNNNNNNNNNNNNNNNNNNNNNNNNNNNNNNNNNNNNNNNNNNNNNNNNNNNNNNNNNNNNNNNNNNNNNNNNNNNNNNNNNNNNNNNNNNNNNNNNNNNNNNNNNNNNNNNNNNNNNNNNNNNNNNNNNNNNNNNNNNNNNNNNNNNNNNNNNNNNNNNNNNNNNNNNNNNNNNNNNNNNNNNNNNNNNNNNNNNNNNNNNNNNNNNNNNNNNNNNNNNNNNNNNNNNNNNNNNNNNNNNNNNNNNNNNNNNNNNNNNNNNNNNNNNNNNNNNNNNNNNNNNNNNNNNNNNNNNNNNNNNNNNNNNNNNNNNNNNNNNNNNNNNNNNNNNNNNNNNNNNNNNNNNNNNNNNNNNNNNNNNNNNNNNNNNNNNNNNNNNNNNNNNNNNNNNNNNNNNNNNNNNNNNNNNNNNNNNNNNNNNNNNNNNNNNNNNNNNNNNNNNNNNNNNNNNNNNNNNNNNNNNNNNNNNNNNNNNNNNNNNNNNNNNNNNNNNNNNNNNNNNNNNNNNNNNNNNNNNNNNNNNNNNNNNNNNNNNNNNNNNNNNNNNNNNNNNNNNNNNNNNNNNNNNNNNNNNNNNNNNNNNNNNNNNNNNNNNNNNNNNNNNNNNNNNNNNNNNNNNNNNNNNNNNNNNNNNNNNNNNNNNNNNNNNNNNNNNNNNNNNNNNNNNNNNNNNNNNNNNNNNNNNNNNNNNNNNNNNNNNNNNNNNNNNNNNNNNNNNNNNNNNNNNNNNNNNNNNNNNNNNNNNNNNNNNNNNNNNNNNNNNNNNNNNNNNNNNNNNNNNNNNNNNNNNNNNNNNNNNNNNNNNNNNNNNNNNNNNNNNNNNNNNNNNNNNNNNNNNNNNNNNNNNNNNNNNNNNNNNNNNNNNNNNNNNNNNNNNNNNNNNNNNNNNNNNNNNNNNNNNNNNNNNNNNNNNNNNNNNNNNNNNNNNNNNNNNNNNNNNNNNNNNNNNNNNNNNNNNNNNNNNNNNNNNNNNNNNNNNNNNNNNNNNNNNNNNNNNNNNNNNNNNNNNNNNNNNNNNNNNNNNNNNNNNNNNNNNNNNNNNNNNNNNNNNNNNNNNNNNNNNNNNNNNNNNNNNNNNNNNNNNNNNNNNNNNNNNNNNNNNNNNNN
This window of the Hoplias malabaricus isolate fHopMal1 chromosome Y, fHopMal1.hap1, whole genome shotgun sequence genome carries:
- the LOC136678080 gene encoding receptor-type tyrosine-protein phosphatase N2-like, translated to MELVARRAKIQMTDFLELSVVGPAVTFQVHPNSQNVTTTDVANVAVHQKDALEKEARLTIVEAGVTDRSKLSQIPTKYSRSESLKFLILTVISIVCIICVLVVSSVIYCLRHRSHHKLKEKLTNLANDPATEATATYQELCRQRMAVKPPVERAEPRHSSRINSVSSQLSDGPIPSPSTRTSTSSWSEEPAHSNMDISTGHMILSYMEDHLKNKNRLEKEWEALCAYQAEPNTCSIGQRDCNIKKNRVSTVIPYDHSRICLKVENSQGNSDYINASPIMDHDPRNPAYIATQGPLPSTVADFWQMVWESGCVVIVMLTPLTESGVKQCYHYWPDEGSNLYHIYEVNLVSEHVWCEDFLVRSFYLKNMQTNESRTVTQFHYHTWISQHTPETNQVLLDLRRKVNKCYRGRSCPIIVHCSDGAGRTGTYILIDMVLNKMAKGAKEIDIAATLEHLRDQRPGMVQTKEQFEFALTAVAEEVNAILKVLPQ